A window from Methanomicrobia archaeon encodes these proteins:
- a CDS encoding MATE family efflux transporter: MIAAMFVQTIYNLVDAVWVSGLGADALAAIGFVFPFFFMAMALSNGLGIGAGSALARRIGARDKKGADNVAVHTICIMVLGVVAFTVPLFLFTEELFALIGAGKTLGMAVAYGRIIFAGSIFIFFTNIANAILRGEGDARRAMYAMALGAGLNIVLDPIFIYTLGLGVAGAAWATILSLGITSVIMLNWLLFKKDTYVSFDFRGFRCDKTIVKDIFGVGLPAAVMQLSMSFTMLILNVIIVMVGGTDGVAVYSTGWRVASIAVLPTIGIATAVVPVSGAAFGARSFEKVSIAHLYATKMGFLMETAIAVATFALAPQIAAVFTQVEAAAHIAPDLTLFLRIICLFYPAISFGMLSSSVFQGTGKGMYALLVTLLRTIILTPLLAVIFAFYLEWGLVGVWWGLVAANITGTMLAFSWARLYIRGLLKAQTG; this comes from the coding sequence ATGATCGCGGCAATGTTCGTGCAAACAATTTATAATCTTGTCGATGCTGTCTGGGTTTCAGGTCTCGGTGCGGACGCGCTCGCGGCAATTGGTTTCGTTTTTCCCTTCTTCTTCATGGCTATGGCATTGTCCAATGGCTTGGGTATAGGCGCGGGTTCAGCCCTTGCCCGTCGGATTGGCGCGCGGGATAAAAAAGGTGCAGACAACGTAGCGGTTCATACGATCTGTATAATGGTGTTAGGTGTAGTGGCGTTTACCGTACCGCTCTTTCTCTTTACCGAAGAGTTATTCGCGCTCATTGGTGCGGGTAAGACCTTAGGCATGGCGGTCGCGTATGGTCGAATTATCTTTGCCGGGAGTATTTTCATCTTCTTCACGAACATAGCGAATGCGATACTGCGGGGCGAGGGTGATGCCAGGCGAGCAATGTATGCCATGGCGCTGGGCGCGGGTTTGAACATCGTTTTGGACCCCATTTTTATTTACACCCTCGGTTTAGGGGTTGCCGGTGCCGCATGGGCTACCATACTCTCACTGGGCATCACCTCGGTTATCATGCTAAACTGGCTGCTTTTCAAAAAGGACACCTACGTCTCCTTTGATTTCCGCGGTTTTCGATGTGATAAAACGATTGTCAAGGATATCTTCGGCGTTGGCCTACCAGCGGCGGTGATGCAGCTCTCCATGTCGTTCACCATGCTGATACTCAATGTCATAATTGTCATGGTGGGTGGCACAGATGGGGTAGCAGTCTATTCGACAGGATGGCGTGTGGCAAGTATAGCGGTTCTACCGACGATCGGTATCGCCACCGCCGTCGTCCCGGTAAGCGGTGCTGCGTTTGGTGCGCGCTCCTTTGAGAAGGTGAGTATCGCGCATCTCTATGCGACAAAAATGGGTTTTTTGATGGAGACGGCGATCGCGGTGGCAACCTTTGCGCTCGCACCGCAGATAGCTGCGGTATTTACACAAGTCGAGGCGGCAGCGCATATAGCCCCTGATTTGACACTCTTCCTCCGAATAATCTGTCTGTTCTACCCCGCAATATCGTTCGGCATGCTCTCTTCCTCTGTCTTTCAAGGTACGGGGAAGGGGATGTACGCACTGCTTGTCACCCTTTTGCGGACGATCATTCTCACGCCGTTGCTTGCGGTTATATTCGCATTCTACCTCGAATGGGGCCTCGTGGGCGTCTGGTGGGGGCTGGTTGCCGCAAATATCACGGGTACAATGCTGGCATTCTCGTGGGCAAGGCTGTACATACGGGGGCTGTTGAAGGCGCAGACGGGTTAG
- a CDS encoding peroxiredoxin, whose product MTVQTAELKIGDLAPDFCLPDKDNKEACLRDFKGIWVVLYFYPRDNTSGCTREAADFTDALDEFEKLNAIVLGVNADSVESHSKFAGKYNLKVTLLSDGEQAVLKKFGVWQLKKLYGREFWGVVRSTFLIDPAGKIAYVWPRVKVKGHVEAVKRKLMELQ is encoded by the coding sequence ATGACTGTGCAAACAGCGGAATTAAAGATTGGAGACCTCGCACCGGACTTTTGCCTCCCCGACAAGGATAACAAGGAGGCTTGCCTGCGCGACTTCAAAGGCATATGGGTCGTTCTCTACTTCTATCCACGGGACAATACCAGCGGCTGCACACGTGAGGCTGCCGATTTCACCGACGCATTAGACGAGTTCGAGAAGTTAAATGCCATCGTTCTCGGTGTGAATGCCGATTCCGTGGAAAGCCACTCCAAATTCGCTGGGAAGTACAACCTCAAGGTAACGTTATTGAGTGACGGTGAGCAAGCGGTCTTGAAAAAGTTCGGCGTGTGGCAGTTGAAGAAATTATACGGCCGCGAGTTCTGGGGCGTTGTTCGCAGCACGTTTTTGATAGATCCTGCGGGTAAAATCGCCTATGTGTGGCCCCGGGTGAAGGTCAAAGGACACGTCGAGGCGGTGAAACGCAAGCTGATGGAGCTACAATAG
- a CDS encoding phosphoribosyltransferase, whose protein sequence is MARERKSGNLIEVPQLRNKTFVFEDRSNAGTVLAEKLTDYTGTDAVIFAIPAGGVPVAAMLATRLHLPLDVLVVRKIHIPWNREAGFGALAWDGSILFNEPLLELLRLSHEEVERCIAAEQEEIERRLKLFRSDKPFPDVTGKVTIVVDDGLASGFTMLVALTSLRKKKPEEIVVAVPTASLSAIQKIRKEADTIVCLNIRMGRTFAVADAYKRWYDLEDDEVVAILKEVGYYKYKT, encoded by the coding sequence ATGGCGAGAGAAAGGAAAAGTGGAAACCTCATCGAAGTGCCGCAACTACGAAACAAAACGTTTGTGTTTGAGGATCGATCAAACGCCGGTACGGTACTGGCGGAGAAGCTTACGGATTACACGGGAACGGATGCGGTCATATTCGCGATACCGGCCGGCGGCGTTCCCGTCGCTGCCATGCTTGCAACGCGGTTACATCTGCCTCTTGACGTGTTGGTCGTGAGGAAGATCCATATACCATGGAATCGCGAAGCGGGTTTCGGCGCGCTCGCGTGGGACGGCTCAATTTTATTTAACGAGCCCCTCTTAGAACTCCTCAGGCTTTCGCACGAGGAGGTCGAGCGCTGTATCGCAGCGGAGCAAGAAGAAATTGAACGGAGATTGAAGTTGTTTCGGAGCGATAAGCCCTTCCCTGATGTTACGGGTAAAGTGACAATCGTTGTTGATGACGGTTTAGCGTCCGGCTTTACCATGCTCGTTGCACTCACATCATTGCGGAAAAAGAAGCCTGAGGAGATTGTCGTTGCCGTGCCCACCGCCTCGCTGAGTGCTATCCAAAAGATTCGAAAAGAAGCCGACACGATTGTCTGCTTGAACATACGAATGGGGAGAACCTTTGCCGTCGCTGATGCGTATAAGCGATGGTATGACCTCGAAGATGATGAAGTGGTAGCGATTTTGAAGGAGGTAGGGTATTACAAATACAAAACGTAA